The DNA window CGCGCAGGAGAAGCACCGCGTGGCGATGGGCTCGCTGGAGTCCGCCCGCGCGACGCTGGAGCGCAAGGTCGAGGACCTGCGCGGCTTCGAGCGCGAGTACCGGACGCGTCTGAAGTCCTACCTGGAGAGCCAGCTGCGTCAGCTGGAGACCCAGGCGGACGACTCGCTGGCTCCGCCGCGTACCCCGGCGGCCGCCTCGCTGCCGCCGGCCCCGCAGATGAGCGGGTCGATGGCGCCGGCAGGTGCGGGTGCGATGGGTCACTCCATGGGTGGCAACCCGTCGATGGGCGGCCACGGTGGTCCGTCCTCGAACGGTCCGTCGTACGGCGGCCAGCAGCAGATGTCGCCGGCCATGACCCAGCCGATGGCTCCGGTCCGGCCGCAGGCTCCGCAGCCGATGCAGCAGGCGCCTTCGCCGATGCGCGGGTTCCTGATCGACGAGGACGACAACTGACGGCCGTGCGCGCGCTGAGCGCGTAGCCGTCGGCAGGCTGAGGGCCGGGCCCCGGGGATTCTTCCCCGGGGCCCGGCCCTTTTGCATGTCCGTGAACGCCGGACGGGGTGATCCCGGCTGAGCGGTATGTGCAGCCCGTCCGTCGTCAAGGGAATGCGGAAGGGCCCGGCCGACGGGGTCGGCCGGGCCCTTCGCCGGGGGTTACGCCTCAGTCTTGCGGAGGCGGAAGGTCAGGGACAGGGACTCGTCCGTGAAGGGGTCGCCGTACGTGGCGTCCGCTTCCGCCGCGGCGAAGTCCAGTGCCAGGACCTCGTCCGCGATCAGCGCCGTGTGCTCCGTGAGCGCCTCCGCCGTCTCGGGGGAGTCCGCCGACCAGCGCACCGCGATGCGGTCCGCGACGTCGAGGCCGCTGTTCTTGCGCGCCTCCTGGATCAGGCGGATCGCGTCACGGGCCAGGCCCGCCCGCCGCAGCTCCGGGGTGATCTCCAGGTCCAGCGCGACCGTCGCGCCCGAGTCGGAGGCCACCGACCAGCCCTCGCGAGGCGTCTCGGTGATGATCACCTCGTCGGGGGAGAGGGAGACCGTCTCGCCGTCGACCGTGACCGTCGCCGTGCCCTCGCGCAGGGCCAGGGAGAGCGCGGCCGCGTCGGCGTCCGCCACCGCCTTGGCCACCGCCTGGACGCCCTTTCCGAAGCGCTTGCCCAGCGCGCGGAAGTTCGCCTTGGCGGTCGTGTCGACCAGCGAACCGCCGACCTCCGAGAGGGAGGCGAGCGAGGAGACGTTCAGCTCCTCGGTGATCTGGGCCTGGAGCTCGGGGGTCAGGGACTCGAAGCCCGAGGCCGCCACCAGCGCGCGCGACAGCGGCTGACGGGTCTTGACGCCCGACTCCGCGCGCGTCGCGCGGCCCAGCTCGACCAGGCGGCGCACCAGCGCCATCTGCCGGGAGAGGGTGGGGTCGATGGAGGCGAGGTCCGGCTCCGGCCAGGTGGAGAGGTGGACCGACTCCGGGGCGCCGGGGGTGACCGGCACGATCATGTCCTGCCAGACCCGCTCGGTGATGAACGGGGTGAGCGGGGCCATCAGGCGCGTGACCGTCTCGACCACGTCGTGCAGCGTGCGCAGCGCCGCCTTGTCGCCCTGCCAGAAGCGGCGGCGCGAGCGGCGTACGTACCAGTTCGAGAGGTCGTCGACGAAGGCCGAGAGGAGCTTGCCCGCCCGCTGGGTGTCGTACGACTCCAGGGCTTGCGTGACCTGGTCCGTCAGGGCATGCAGCTCGGAGAGGAGCCAGCGGTCCAGGACCGGGCGGTCGGCCGGGGCCGGGTCCGCGGCGCTGGGGGCCCACTTCGACGTACGGGCGTACAGGGCCTGGAAGGCGACCGTGTTCCAGTACGTCAGGAGGGTCTTGCGGACCACTTCCTGGATCGTGCTGTGGCCGACCCGGCGGGCCGCCCACGGAGAGCCGCCGGCCGCCATGAACCAGCGGACCGCGTCCGCGCCGTGCTGGTCCATGAGCGGGATGGGCTGGAGGATGTTGCCCAGGTGCTTGGACATCTTCCGGCCGTCCTCGGCGAGGATGTGGCCCAGGCAGACGACGTTCTCGTACGACGACTTGTCGAAGACCAGCGTGCCCACCGCCATGAGCGTGTAGAACCAGCCGCGGGTCTGGTCGATCGCCTCCGAGATGAACTGCGCCGGGTAGCGCTGCTCGAAGAGCTCCTTGTTCTCGTACGGGTAGCCGTACTGCGCGAACGGCATCGAGCCCGAGTCGTACCAGGCGTCGATGACCTCGGGAACGCGCGTCGCCGTCAGCGAGCAGCCTTCGCCGGTGCACGGGAAGGTGACCGCGTCGATGTACGGGCGGTGCGGGTCCAGGTCCGACTGGTCGGTGCCCGTGAGGTCGGAGAGCTCGGCCAGCGAGCCCACGCAGGTGAGGTGGTCGTCCTCGCAGCGCCAGATGGGCAGCGGGGTGCCCCAGTAGCGGTTGCGGGACAGCGCCCAGTCGATGTTGTTGTTCAGCCAGTCGCCGAAGCGGCCCTGCTTCACCGAGTCCGGGAACCAGTTGGTCTTCTCGTTCTCGCGCAGCATCGCGTCCTTGACCGCGGTGGTCCTGATGTACCAGGACGGCTGTGCGTAGTAGAGGAGCGCGGTGTGGCAGCGCCAGCAGTGCGGGTAGCTGTGCTCGTACGGCGTGTGGCGGAAGAGCAGACCGCGCGAGTCCAGGTCGGCGGTCAGCGCCTCGTCGGCCTTCTTGAAGAACTGGCCGCCGACAAGGGCGACTTCCGGGGTGAAGGTGCCGTCGGGCAGGACCGGGTTCACGACCGGCAGGCCGTACGCCCGGCAGGTCCTCAGGTCGTCCTCACCGAAGGCCGGGGCCTGGTGGACCAGACCGGTGCCGTCCTCCGTCGTGACGTACTCGGCGTTCACCACGTAGTGCGCCTCCGACGGGAACTCCACCAGGGCGAAGGGGCGCTCGTACGTCCAGCGCTCCATCTCGGCGCCCGTGAAGGTACGGCCGGTCGCCTCCCAGCCCTCGCCGAGCGACTTCTCCAGAAGCGGCTGGGCGACGACCACCTTCTCCTCGCCGTCCGTCGCGACGACGTAGGTGACGTCGGGGTGCGCGGCGACCGCCGTGTTGGACACCAGGGTCCAGGGGGTCGTCGTCCAGACCAGCAGCGAAGCCTCGCCCGCGAGCGGACCCGAGGTCAGCGGGAAGCGGACGAAGACCGACGGGTCGACGACGGTCTCGTACCCCTGCGCCAGCTCGTGGTCGGACAGGCCCGTGCCGCAGCGGGGGCACCAGGGGGCGACGCGGTGGTCCTGGACCAGCAGGTCCTTGTTGAAGATCTCCTTCAGCGACCACCAGACCGACTGGACGTACGAGGGGTCCATGGTCCGGTACGCGTCGTCGAGGTCGACCCAGTAGCCCATGCGGGTCGTGAGCTCGGCGAAGGCGTCGGTGTGGCGGGTCACCGACTCGCGGCACTTCGCGTTGAACTCCGCGATGCCGTACTCCTCGATGTCCTTCTTGCCGTTGAAGCCCAGTTCCTTCTCGACGGCGAGCTCGACCGGCAGGCCGTGGCAGTCCCAGCCGGCCTTGCGGGCCACGTGGTAGCCGCGCATGGTGCGAAAGCGCGGGAAGACGTCCTTGAAGACGCGGGCCTCGATGTGGTGCGCGCCCGGCATGCCGTTGGCGGTGGGCGGGCCCTCGTAGAACACCCACTCGGGGCGTCCCTCGGACTGTTCGAGACTCTTCGAGAAGACCTTGTTCTCGCGCCAGAAATCGAGCACGGCGTGCTCGAGCGCGGGAAGGTCGACCTGGGCGGGCACCTGGCGGTACAGCGACATCGATTCCTCCGGCGGACTGTGACTTCCGTCGGAGGGACGAGAGCGCTGGGCTCCCGCGGTACCACCCTCCTTGGCCGCGGGCGGCGCCCGTGACCCCCTCATTGGGGCAGCGATGCCGGTTCTACTGGCCGTGCGCCCGTGGACGGAGCCCACGGCGCGAAGCTTTCTTCCGGCGGCTCAGGGGTGATGCTTCACGCCGCGCTCGCCGCCGGGCTCACACCGTCCCCGGATCGCTCTTGGCTGCGTACGGCGCTACTCGTCCCCTTCGAGGCCTTTCGCTGCGCCCAGTGTACGGGCCGGGCGGCCGGCCGGCCGCCCGGTTTCCGCGCGGCGCCGGAGCGTACGCCGATAGCCCGAATGGCCATACGGGCTCCGCCGTCTCCGTCCGCGTCTTCCTGAGCGGATTACCGGGCGGAGAGCTGGGCACAACCGAGGCAGGCTCATCGCGTCCGGCGCGCGGCAGGGCCGAAGCGGCGGCGTGCCCCGTTGCCGCGGGCCTGGAGTCGACTTATCGTCCCAGCACGATGCGCGAGCAAGATCACAATATGTGAAGGGGCCGCGGCCATGGTGGCTAAGAAGACCGCCGCACAGAGCGCAGAAGGGACCGGCTCGGCGGACAACGACGCCGTCGGGAAGAAGGCCGTCGGGAAGAAGACCCCTGCCGGGAAGACCGCCGCGAAGAAGACCGCCGCGAAGAAGACGGCGCCCGCCTCCGAGGCCGTGCCGGCCAAGAGGGCGACGCCGGTCAAGACGGCCAGGACGGCCAAGAAGGCATCTGCCGAGAAGGCGGCTGCGAAGAGGGCCGCTCCCGCGGCCAAGGGGGCGGCCCAGGCCGCGAAAGAGACAGGAGCCAAGACGGTGGTTGCGAAGAAGGCTGCGAGCAGGACCACGGCCGCCAAGAAGGCGGTCCCGGCCACGGTGACGGCGCTCCCCGCGTCCGGGACGGTCGCCCCGGCGGCCCCCGGCGAGCTGGCGGTCAGGCCGGGCGAGGAACCGTGGACCCCGGAGGAGGTCGCCGAGGCGCGCGCCGAGCTGGAGAAGGACGTCGCGGGCCTGCGGGCGGAGATCATCGCGTCCGAGGAGGCGGTGACCGGACTGATGCGGGACTCCGGGGACGGCGCGGGCGACGACCAGGCCGACACCGGGACCAAGAACATCTCCCGGGAGTACGAGCTGGCGCTGGCGGCCAGTGCCCGTGAGCGCCTGGAACAGACCGAGCGGGCCCTGGAGCGGCTGGACGCCGGTACGTACGGGCTCTGCGAGGTCTGCGGGAAGCCCATCGGCAAGGCGCGCATGCAGGCATTCCCGCGCGCCACGCTGTGCGTCGAGGACAAGCAGAAGCAGGAACGCCGCTACTGATCCGACGGCGCCGGCCCGTCGGCACCGCCCCGCGACCCGGCCGCCTCACCGGTCACCGGGGCTGTCCGTACGTGTGTGCCGTACCCTCGTCCTCAGTCAGGCACCTAGGTTGAGGGACTCACGTGGCAGAGGCGGAGCGCATCATCGGTACGCCGGATACCCCTGAGGCCGGGGGACCCGAGCCGGAGGAGTCCTCCGATGCGGCGGCCCCCGACGAGCAGCCGGCGAGCAGGGGCAAGCGGAAGATCGCTGTGCTGTTCGGCGTGGCCCTCGTGGCCTACCTGCTCGATCTGAGCAGCAAGATGCTCGTGGTGGCCAAGCTGGAGCACCACGAGCCGATCGAGGTCGTGGGTGACCTGCTGAGGTTCGAGGCGATCAGGAACGCGGGCGCCGCGTTCGGCATCGGCGAGGCCTTCACCGTCATCTTCACGGTCATCGCGGCCTCGGTGATCGTGGTGATCGCCCGGCTCGCGCGCAAGCTCTACAGCCTGCCCTGGGCCATCGCGCTCGGGCTGCTGCTCGGCGGCGCGCTCGGCAATCTCACGGACCGGATCTTCCGCTCGCCCGGTGTCTTCAAGGGCGCCGTGGTGGACTTCATCGCCCCGGCGAACTTCGCGGTCTTCAACCTCGCGGACTCCGCGATCGTCTGCGGCGGGATTCTGATTGTGATCCTGTCGTTCCGGGGGCTGGACCCCGACGGGACCGTTCACAAGGACTGACAAGGCATACTCGACGGGTGAGTACCATTCCCGAGTTCCGCACCCTGCCCGTTCCCGATGGCCTTGAGGGCGAGCGCGTCGACGCCGCCATTTCCCGGATGTTCGGGTTCTCCCGCACGAAGGCGGCCGAGCTTGCCGCCGCCGGGAAGGTTCAGGTCGACGGGTCGGTGGTCGGGAAGTCCGAGCGGGTCCGGGGCGGGGCCTGGCTCGAGGTGGAGATGCCGCAGGCCGCAGCCCCCGTACAGATCGTCGCCGAGCCCGTCGAGGGCATGGAGATCGTGCACGACGACGACGACATCGTCGTCATAGACAAGCCGGTCGGCGTCGCCGCCCACCCGAGCCCCGGCTGGACCGGCACCACGGTCATCGGCGGCCTCGCCGCGGCCGGGTACCGCATCTCGACCTCGGGCGCCTCCGAGCGCCAGGGCATCGTGCACCGCCTCGACGTGGGGACGTCGGGCCTCATGGTCGTGGCCAAGTCGGAGCGCGCGTACACGCTGCTCAAGGCGCAGTTCCGGGACCGGGTCGTCGTGAAGAAGTACCACGCGCTGGTCCAGGGCCACCCCGACCCGATGAGCGGCACCATCGACGCCCCGATCGGTCGCCACCCCAACCACGACTACAAGTGGGCCGTGACGGCCGAGGGCAAGCCTTCGGTCACGCACTACGACCTGATCGAGGCGTTCAGGGCCGCGTCGCTCCTCGACATCAAGCTGGAGACCGGGCGTACGCACCAGATCCGCGTGCACATGTCCGCGCACCGTCACCCCTGCGTCGGTGACACGACGTACGGCGCCGACCCCACGATGGGCAAGCGCCTCGGCCTGACGCGGCAGTGGCTGCACGCGATGCGGCTCGGCTTCGAGCACCCGTCGGACGGCCGGTGGGTCGAGTTCGAGAGCTCGTACCCGGCGGACCTCCAGAAGGCGCTGGACGTGATCCGCGCCGAGAGCGAGTGACACCCGTTCCATGACCGCGGAACCGACGAGCACCCGGCCGACGAGCACCCGGCCGATGGGTTCCGAGCCGGCCGGCGCCGTCCCGTACGACGTCCGGATCGCGGAGGGGCCCGCCGACCTGGCGGCCTGCTTCGCCGTCCGCGAGCAGGTCTTCGTCGTCGAGCAGCGGGTGCCCGCCGACATCGAGTACGACGCGTACGACGCCGGCGCGGTGCATGTCCTGGCGATCACCGCCGACGGGCTGCCGCTGGGGACGGGACGGCTCCTGTACGGCGCCGCCGCTGCCGCCAAGACCGGCGGCGACCCGGCGGTCGGCTCGCTCGGCCGGCTGGCCGTCGGCCGCGAGGCGCGCGGTCTCGGCGTCGGGGCGGCCTTGGTGCGGGCCATCGAGGACGCGGCGGGGGAGCGCGGTCTGAGCGCGGTGGACCTGCACGCGCAGACGCACGCCCTCGGCTTCTACGAGCGGCTCGGGTACGCCGCGTACGGGCCGGAATTCCCGGACGCGGGGATTCCGCACCGGGCGATGCGGCGCGCGCTGTAGGCGCAGCTCAGCACGGCTGATGGGGTCACAGCTCACCGCTGTGGCCCCATTTCGCTCGTCCGCTGATAGTTAGGAAAGTTTCCCAACACTCTTGACGTCAACTGGAAACAACCCTAACTTTCACGCGAACTCCCGTGCCGGAACCCCACACCCGAAGGGAGCACCACCCATGTACCGACGTACGGCCCGCATCCGCAAAGCCCTGCTTTCCGCCTCGGCCCTCGGCATCGTGGCCGCCTTGCAGTCACCCGTCAGCGCCTCCACCCCCTCCACGTCCTCTCCCTCCACGTCGAAGTCCGCTTCGGCCTCCCCCCTCGCCGCCAACGGGCAGCTCAAGGTCTGCGACCGCCGGCTCTGCAACGAGCAGGGGCAGGCCGTCCAGCTGCGCGGCATGAGCACCCACGGCACCCAGTGGTACGCCCAGTGCGTCACCGACGGCTCGCTGGACGCCCTCGCCGGCGACTGGCGCGCCGACGTCCTGCGCGTCTCGACGTACGTCCAGGAGGGCGGCTACGAGACCGACCCGCAGCGCTACACCGCTCTCGCGCAGAAGTTCGTCGACGGCGCCCACCGGCGAGGCATGTACGCCGTGATCGACTGGCACATGCTCGACCCGGGCGACCCCAACTTCAACCTCGCGCGGGCCAAGACGTTCTTCACGGCGATGGCGAAGAAGTACAAGGACAACCCGGGCGTGCTCTACGAGATAGCCAACGAGCCGTCAGGGGTGAGCTGGTCGAAGGTCAAGTCGTACGCCGAGAAGATCATCCCCGTCATCAGGGCACAGGACCCGGACGCCGTGGTCCTGGTGGGTACGCGCGCCTGGTCGTCGTTCGGCGTCTCGGAGGGCGCGGACGAACAGGAGGTGGTCCGTAACCCCGTGAACTCCTCCAACATCATGTACACCTTCCACTTCTACGCCGCCTCCCACCGGGACGAGTACCTCAACGTCCTCGACCGGGCCTCCGACCGGCTCCCTGTGTTCGTCACCGAGTTCGGCACGCAGGACTACGCGGGCGAGGGCGCCAACGACTTCGCCCAGTCCCAGCGCTTCCTCGACCTGATGAAGCGCAAGAAGATCTCCTGGACCAACTGGAACTTCTCCGACGACCACCGCTCCGGAGCCGTCTTCAAGACCGGCACCTGCTCCGGCGACACCTGGGCGGGGACCGGCGTGCTGAAGGAGGCCGGCGTCTGGATCCGGCAGCGGATCCGGGAGTAGTGGCACCCTTGGGGTCTTGATCGTCGAGACTCCGAACCGCCGGATGGTGCACCGTGGATCAATTGGCCCTGCTGTTCCTGCTGTTGCTGGGGGCCGTTGTCACGGTGCCCCTGGGGGAGCGTCTCGGGCTGCCGGCGCCGGTGCTGATGACGGTCGCGGGGATCGTCCTGGCGCTGCTGCCGTTCGTACCGAACGTCGAGATCCCGCCCGAGTACATCCTCCCGCTGGTGCTGCCGCCGCTGCTGTACGCCGCCGTGCAGCGCACCTCGTGGCGGCAGTTCACCGCGAACATCAGGCCCATCCTGCTGCTCGCGGTAGCCCTCGTCTTCGTGACGACGGCCGCGGTCGCGGCGGTGGCGGGCGCCGTCGTTCCGGGACTGCCGCTCGCCGCAGCCATCGCGCTGGGCGCGCTCGTCGCCCCGCCCGACCCGGTCGCGGCGACGGCCGTGGCCGGGTCGCTGGGGCTGCCCCGGCGGCTCGTGTCGATCCTGGAGGGCGAGGGGCTGTTCAACGACGTGACGGCCATCGTGCTCTACCACGTGGCGATCGCGGCGGCGGTGAGCGGAACGTTCTCCTGGCCGGCGGCGGTCGGGGAGCTCTTCCTGTCCGCTCTCGTCGCCATCGCCGTCGGGTACGGCCTCGGCTGGATCACCGACAAGCTGATGGACTATCTCGGCGACGCGACCCTCCAGATCAGCCTCACGCTGCTGGCGCCTTTCGTCGCCTATGTGCTGGCCGAGGAGTTCAAGGGCTCGGGCGTACTCGCCGTGCTCGTCATCGCGCTCTACCTCGCCGAGCACGCCGTCG is part of the Streptomyces agglomeratus genome and encodes:
- a CDS encoding GNAT family N-acetyltransferase translates to MGSEPAGAVPYDVRIAEGPADLAACFAVREQVFVVEQRVPADIEYDAYDAGAVHVLAITADGLPLGTGRLLYGAAAAAKTGGDPAVGSLGRLAVGREARGLGVGAALVRAIEDAAGERGLSAVDLHAQTHALGFYERLGYAAYGPEFPDAGIPHRAMRRAL
- a CDS encoding TraR/DksA family transcriptional regulator, whose product is MVAKKTAAQSAEGTGSADNDAVGKKAVGKKTPAGKTAAKKTAAKKTAPASEAVPAKRATPVKTARTAKKASAEKAAAKRAAPAAKGAAQAAKETGAKTVVAKKAASRTTAAKKAVPATVTALPASGTVAPAAPGELAVRPGEEPWTPEEVAEARAELEKDVAGLRAEIIASEEAVTGLMRDSGDGAGDDQADTGTKNISREYELALAASARERLEQTERALERLDAGTYGLCEVCGKPIGKARMQAFPRATLCVEDKQKQERRY
- the lspA gene encoding signal peptidase II produces the protein MAEAERIIGTPDTPEAGGPEPEESSDAAAPDEQPASRGKRKIAVLFGVALVAYLLDLSSKMLVVAKLEHHEPIEVVGDLLRFEAIRNAGAAFGIGEAFTVIFTVIAASVIVVIARLARKLYSLPWAIALGLLLGGALGNLTDRIFRSPGVFKGAVVDFIAPANFAVFNLADSAIVCGGILIVILSFRGLDPDGTVHKD
- a CDS encoding glycoside hydrolase family 5 protein; amino-acid sequence: MYRRTARIRKALLSASALGIVAALQSPVSASTPSTSSPSTSKSASASPLAANGQLKVCDRRLCNEQGQAVQLRGMSTHGTQWYAQCVTDGSLDALAGDWRADVLRVSTYVQEGGYETDPQRYTALAQKFVDGAHRRGMYAVIDWHMLDPGDPNFNLARAKTFFTAMAKKYKDNPGVLYEIANEPSGVSWSKVKSYAEKIIPVIRAQDPDAVVLVGTRAWSSFGVSEGADEQEVVRNPVNSSNIMYTFHFYAASHRDEYLNVLDRASDRLPVFVTEFGTQDYAGEGANDFAQSQRFLDLMKRKKISWTNWNFSDDHRSGAVFKTGTCSGDTWAGTGVLKEAGVWIRQRIRE
- the ileS gene encoding isoleucine--tRNA ligase; protein product: MSLYRQVPAQVDLPALEHAVLDFWRENKVFSKSLEQSEGRPEWVFYEGPPTANGMPGAHHIEARVFKDVFPRFRTMRGYHVARKAGWDCHGLPVELAVEKELGFNGKKDIEEYGIAEFNAKCRESVTRHTDAFAELTTRMGYWVDLDDAYRTMDPSYVQSVWWSLKEIFNKDLLVQDHRVAPWCPRCGTGLSDHELAQGYETVVDPSVFVRFPLTSGPLAGEASLLVWTTTPWTLVSNTAVAAHPDVTYVVATDGEEKVVVAQPLLEKSLGEGWEATGRTFTGAEMERWTYERPFALVEFPSEAHYVVNAEYVTTEDGTGLVHQAPAFGEDDLRTCRAYGLPVVNPVLPDGTFTPEVALVGGQFFKKADEALTADLDSRGLLFRHTPYEHSYPHCWRCHTALLYYAQPSWYIRTTAVKDAMLRENEKTNWFPDSVKQGRFGDWLNNNIDWALSRNRYWGTPLPIWRCEDDHLTCVGSLAELSDLTGTDQSDLDPHRPYIDAVTFPCTGEGCSLTATRVPEVIDAWYDSGSMPFAQYGYPYENKELFEQRYPAQFISEAIDQTRGWFYTLMAVGTLVFDKSSYENVVCLGHILAEDGRKMSKHLGNILQPIPLMDQHGADAVRWFMAAGGSPWAARRVGHSTIQEVVRKTLLTYWNTVAFQALYARTSKWAPSAADPAPADRPVLDRWLLSELHALTDQVTQALESYDTQRAGKLLSAFVDDLSNWYVRRSRRRFWQGDKAALRTLHDVVETVTRLMAPLTPFITERVWQDMIVPVTPGAPESVHLSTWPEPDLASIDPTLSRQMALVRRLVELGRATRAESGVKTRQPLSRALVAASGFESLTPELQAQITEELNVSSLASLSEVGGSLVDTTAKANFRALGKRFGKGVQAVAKAVADADAAALSLALREGTATVTVDGETVSLSPDEVIITETPREGWSVASDSGATVALDLEITPELRRAGLARDAIRLIQEARKNSGLDVADRIAVRWSADSPETAEALTEHTALIADEVLALDFAAAEADATYGDPFTDESLSLTFRLRKTEA
- a CDS encoding RluA family pseudouridine synthase, yielding MSTIPEFRTLPVPDGLEGERVDAAISRMFGFSRTKAAELAAAGKVQVDGSVVGKSERVRGGAWLEVEMPQAAAPVQIVAEPVEGMEIVHDDDDIVVIDKPVGVAAHPSPGWTGTTVIGGLAAAGYRISTSGASERQGIVHRLDVGTSGLMVVAKSERAYTLLKAQFRDRVVVKKYHALVQGHPDPMSGTIDAPIGRHPNHDYKWAVTAEGKPSVTHYDLIEAFRAASLLDIKLETGRTHQIRVHMSAHRHPCVGDTTYGADPTMGKRLGLTRQWLHAMRLGFEHPSDGRWVEFESSYPADLQKALDVIRAESE